In the Balaenoptera musculus isolate JJ_BM4_2016_0621 chromosome 2, mBalMus1.pri.v3, whole genome shotgun sequence genome, GGGGTAGATTGGGACTCCGACGCTTGGGATGGAGATACATGGGATGATAGTTCAAATTCAGAGGCAGATGATGATGCAGACTTAGGAGCAAAAACTAGGCCTATACAGGCCAAGGAGGAATTGAACCCACCTAATTTTTATGCACAGCCAGCATGGTGTCGGAAAATGGAAACTGATGCCCAAGGTAATGCCATAAGAAAGGATACTCTTGAAGATTATACTGAGCATGAAATGAATGACATTTTAAGCAGATTCACTCAGAGGTCTGGAGAGCCCCTTATTTCTTGGGTAGTACGCATATACGATGCTGGGGCAGCTGGAATCCTTATCCATGACAGGGATGCAAAGAAATCTGGCACTATCAGCAATGATTCTTTTGTGCAACAAGCCTTTAGAGATAAAACTCAAAATCCCGGAGACTCAAATTTGCTGGAGTTGGTGGCTGAAGGGTGCCTTAAGAAATACCTTTTAGAATCTACCTGGCCAGGGAGCGACTGCCCTTGGTACACGTTAAAAGATTGCATTCAGAGACTGAAGGAGGAGGCCATGAAAAGTGCCATCTTTGTGGGACATGCAGATGAGATGTCACACATGCCTCTAACAGTACAAATGagaaataagatctttaaaacGGCCCCTCCAAGCTACAAGCATGTCATTTTAACTCTTTTGTTAAGTGAAACAGGCGTTCCCATCAATGAAGTAATTGATAAAGTTTGCCAAGTGGGTGATATAGGAGAATGGAATTTTGAGAGGAAAGAGgataggaaacaaaacaaaaggaatgaaagagTATCCATAAAGGACATGTTCATGGCCCTCCTCAAGGAAGGAGTCCCTAGAGAGAAAATTGATGGTGTGGCCACTAAAGAACTGTGGGACATGTACCGTAAGAAGGGATTGGATGTAAAAAAGGCCTCCCAGAACAcgtcagtgaaaaaaaaaatcaggaggagGGCCCCAGACTGTAATTTATACAAGAACTTGACACTTAAGTTTTCTAGAATAACTGACATTGGAAATGAACTAAACTGAAAAGGTAGTGATTCTTACAGTTACATTATTCCAGTCAATTCCACTATGCACTCTCAGTATACAGACATGGTCTGTAAGTCGAACAATTATTGGTGATTATTGGCAGACCTCCATTACTTTAATACCAAAGtaaagatgttatggaaaaacctgaatgaacttctTGGCCAGCCCAATGAAACTAACATGAATCCACGTCCTCAAGCACTAAGTTTGACacgaagaaaaatgtttttaatttgttagaGTTGaattacaatgctgtgccaatctcttctgtacagcaaagtgactcagttataacGTACatacttactttaaaatactgttttccactatggtttatcccGAGGGTTTGTATATAGTCCCTTGTGCTATAGAgcagaaccttgttgtttatcccttctaAACATAACAGtctgcatctaccaaccccaaaatgaaaatgttttcactGGCTTGATTGTAAGGATctatacagaaaaaaaggaatcccTCAGCTACCTCGCAAGGCCAATACTTTCAACTTCACTACGATAGAAACTCAAGTCAATATAACTGCTGAGAGCTTAGCTGTTAAAGAACTATGGTAAAATATATCCAAACTGCTGGGAATTCTATTGAACTTTGCGGAGTGAAAAAACACTTCGAGAATTCCGTTAAGTCACAAAAAAGATTCTCCATCACACAAGTTTTTCTGACCATGGTTTAAAAAGGCGTTCAGTTGGACGTCACACAAAATCACCACATTGAGCTTTAActacaattttgtgtgtgtgtgtgtgtgcgtgtgtgtgtgcgtgtgtagtACAAGCTGGCCTGACGCGGGGATGGCAGTACCACCCACGGAGCCAGACActactttctattttattcaacatTAACGCACAAGTACAAGTGGACTGACTTACTGTGGGGACAACTAAAGGGcacctgggaggagagagggacccTCGGGGCGAGAACCACACAACATAGACCCATCTTCACAAAAAGGGCTCAGTGTTGATTTCCCTGCAAGAGCAGGGCATGGTCAGCTCGAATTTGGTGATAACATCAGGATGAAGGACGCCCAGCTTCCCCATGCTCTGACCCCGGGCAAAGATCTCAGCACATCACCCGGGGAAGAATGCAGGGCTTTCTGATACTTTGATCAGGTATCCTCTCTTCTTTTCACGAGGAGGCACATCAAGTAGCTGCGTGATTCTGTCCAGAAGCCCATGGATTATCTCAAACCCAGAATTCTTGTTGTAATAAACAGCACATAGATGACTGTAGTTTCTTGCACCTACATCTCTGCTAGAATCTTTTCTTACAATGTCAGAGATTTCAAACAGTTTCAGAAGAAGGGGCATCTTCCGATTCACAGCTATGGTCTTTAGGAGGCCAGGAAGAAGGGTTGTGTGTGCCACCTGAAATTCAGCTGTTTTAGGATTACTTATGTGGACTGCCTTTGTTGCAGAGATATCCAAACCCAGTTTATCAGCAATATCTTCTTGGGAGCACAGAGCAAAGGTAAGTGCCTCAGTGAATCCAGCAGCTGCCATGTCGTGTCTCAGGAGTTCTGTGAGTTTATTTAGGGGAAATTCATTATCTATGGTGTATGTTTTCCGGAGAGTCATCTGAATGTTGTTATATCCATAAGCAATAGCTGCATGTTCTATGATATCACAGGTGTGGATAATGTCATCTCTGGTCGGAGGGATTTCGATCTCAATCTGATCCCCATCGCCTATGACTTCTGACTTTAAACACATCCTGGTCAGAAGCTTGGTAAGATTTTCTGGAGTTTCTCTGACCCCAACTTTTTTGTTAATTAGATCAGCTCTCACCATCTCCTTTCGATAAGCCAGTTCTGGAAAGGTATGTAATTTTCCATTAGGAAAAACTACCTCAGCTGCTTCAACTGTAAATTGATTCTCACAATATTCACTGAACGTGGTAACAATGATATCAAGAACTATTTTTGCCTTAGTAAAGTCAGTCCCTgtgcattcaataaatacatttctagTATTTACTGTTATTTTGGAATGCTTTCCATTGATGGCTGGAGGCATTGAAAGGATGACACCATTGGTATCATAGATAACCGGatacagaagtttattttcaattatatgtGAATAATGTTTAAGGTGGTTGTCAGTCTTGTATATGTTCATCAGTTCACAGGCTGTATACTCCTTGGTCTTATTTAGGGCTTGAATTTGATATCGGAAGGTTTCTTCGCAGTATAAGTAAATGGGCCTGACAAAGTGCCCAAGTCACGGGTACCAATAGCAACCAAGGCTCTTTTCCTGCAAATGTTCTGATGTAACTTCTCCTGAAGTTCAACGAAGCTGTCATATCGATCTTTAGTAAACTTTATGTTTCGGAGAACCGCTGCAACAGCGTACGGGCGTATTTTAGCTGTCTCTTCTGTGATGATCAATTTCTGGATTTCTCCATTAGGCATTACCCGTTTATACATTGGAGCCTTTATCCTTTCTTTGAAGACCTGAAGTGCTCGAACCAATCCTTACAGACACAGGAGATCACATCTATTGGCAAGGACATCAATTTTGTAGAGAACATTAGAGGCCCCCTGTGCCTTTTCATTACCTTGTTCCttacttaaaatttctttctctgatGTAATTTCATCGAGTTCCAGACCAAATTCAAAGCATAGCTCATCAAATTCTCCGTCCGTGTAGGGCCGGCCCAGAGCTCGGAAGAGCAGATCGCACTTTAGGCTGACAGTAGGCATGGCGAGTCCGGCCTacaattttaaactataaaaacgATAAACAAATTAACTAGTACAGTTAAAAAGCTTCTCCCCCTCCCGCCACGAATGACTCAGCACTGATAAAACACAGTTGTACAAGGCCCCATTACATAAAATaagtacttattttaaaaacaaaaaaccagagaaAGGCTTCAACGCCGGTGCTGGGTAACCATAATGACACACTCAACTTTCTCACATTTAGAAAAACTGCAGCTGTCAATACACCCCAAGAACAAcgtaaaaggtttttttttttttttctttttatctaagaGCTTTTTTCCCAAAAAAACACAGTACTGGTAACCAGTAGGCCTCCTGGCCCCGTCAAGACGGCACCCGCACCCCCACCCGTTTCCCGGCCCCCCCAATACCTAAGCGCTCGCCCCACTCTGCACGCACGGTCACTTCGCTCACGCCGCCTCCGCACCCTCCGCCGCTGCACGCCCCTCGCCCCGGCTCCGCCCACCCGGGGAACAACCCGGCAGCCTCTGCGTGTCCACACGCAGGACGCGGAGGCCCAGGCGGAGGGGGACCAGCAGCCTCTGCGCCCCTCCTCATCTACATACGCCACGCCCCTAGCGCGACCTTCCCGGCGCCCTGTTCTTCCCCGTGGGGGACACCGGAACGAGTGTCTCGTGGCGGGGGGGCGTGGGCGCGCGGCGACGAATCGAGACCTGGAGGGGGAAGCCGGGAAGACGGGAGCTCGCGGCGCGCGGCGCCCTGCAGTTGAAGGGGTGGGTCGGGGCTCGGGTCCGGTCTCGCCTTGCTTTCAGCAAAAAGAAAGTTTCAGCCCATTTTTGCCCTCGCCTGTTCGAACTCATCTCCTAGTAATCGAAAACTCAGGAAAGGCCTCTTTGCCGGTTGACGTTAAGCTCTAAAGCCGCCTTAATAAGAAAGCGTGGTAATGTTTCTTCGTGGTGTCTTTCTAAGGAAAAGTGACGAAAGTGCTTCAGGATATGTAGCCTAACCTAGTGGCGCTGCGACGAAAACCCGGGATTCTgttgcagagagagaaaaccaggtGAAAGCGCCGAGCTGTCCTCTCCACCGCAgccgggggaggaggagggggggggctCGGGGCTCGGGGGGGCTCCCGGGGGGCTCCCGGAGCGCAGTGCTCAGGGTCAGGCGCCCTTGCCCTCCGGCCTcgccccctcctgctgccccagcGCGCACATAGGGCGGCCCCGCAAGTGTCCTCAGGTCCTTTCCGATTTGGACTCTGTCAAAGAAAAACACAGGAGACAGTATTGAAAGTGGTGAGAACAGATTTGATTCAGTAAGTACTGACAAGAGGGGAAAGCGCTGACTGAGCTCCATTCAGAATTGGGCGAGGGGATCTGGGCGTTTTAAAGGAAGAATGAGAGGGAGGGGGCTCAGTAGAGTCAGAAGCGAAAAACTACAAAGGGTTGGTCAAAGGTATAGACgcaggtcttttgtgtttgtcAGCGGGCAGTTACTGAAGTTAGGATGGCTCAAGGCACAGAAACTGGGAGACAGAGGCCCTATCCTTCCCGATTACACTTCAAAGGAATGGCTCCCAGTTCTTGAGAGAGACACTTTGGGGTTGTAAGAGAACCATATTCACAACTGTAGGTCCTTTTCAATGAATGCTCTAAGGAGGGGAGGTCAGGCGCCTGTGTCAGGTGTTGAACTTTCTCAGgcaggcttttgttttgtttttttaaaatatttatttatttaggctgcgccgggtcttagttgcggcacgcgtgATCTTTTTTTAggtgcagcatgcggacttcttcgTTGAGGCACACGGACTCCTAGTTGcgtgcggcatgcatgcgggatctagttccccgaccagggatcgaagcccggccccctgcattggaccaccagggaagtccctcaggcaGGCATTTTAATGGGGGATGGAGGTCAAGCCCAGGCCAAGCTTCTGGTCTTCTGGCCTTCTGGAGGCCAAGCTAGAGTCTGGTCAAGTCTCTTAGTGCAGGAAATGGTTTGGATGGGTTGTTACCTGCGGAGAGTTCTGCAGTTCTCCAGTGAAGAAATTCTCTGTTTTGTGATCACGCAAGAAAGCGCTGCACCTTCCCCCAGGGCAAACCCTGGCTCCTGGCCCCTTCTTTTATACCCTGATCTCCTCTTTGATGACATCGGGCATTTGTCCACTCAACAACTGTTTACGGCATAccctgtgctagacactgttcaGGAATTTGGGAACAAAAAGGCCTCTTGCTGCTCATATTTTGGTTAGAGACGGGCGTGTGGGGCGTGGGAGAAAATCGACAATAGACACAGTAGGTAAATTAATTAGTATGTTAGGTGTTAAGagctatgaaaaaagaaaaaaaaaattgaggaaggAAAGGGCATGGGGAGTTGTTGTAAGGGGGGCAGGCTGCTGTGTTACGTTAAGTGGTCGGAAGAGGCTCCCTTGAGAAGGTGCCCATGTGAGCAGactggaaggaggtgagggagtcgGTCATGGGGctgtctgggggaagagcatcccTAAGCAGAAGATCAGCTAGAGCAAGGGTCCAGGTAGGACTGTGTTTGGAGAATAGCAAGGAGGCCCTGTGTACAGGACAAAGTTTAAGAGTTGTACCAAAATTAAGTCAGAGAAGTGACTGGGTGGGGTTAAGAACTGAGGGTCTTGTAGACCTTTGTAAGGATTTAAGTCTGAGTGAACCAGAAGGTTTCGAGAAGAGGAGTGGCTTGATCTAAGCACCTACCCCCATCCCGCCCCCAACCCCgcgaaaaggaaagaaaatcactgCGGCTGTAAAGGTGGCAGGGCGAAAGTAGGGAGATCAACAGGAGACTTGCGTAACCCAGGCAAGACGATGTCGGCTTTGAAGGGTGGCAGAATGTGCCACAccaaaaaaatgccattttggccaaaggattattttgaactaaaggcGCTTCAAAAGCACCGGGTGGCTAGGCGGTTGGCAGCCGGCTCCCCGGTGCCCCTCCCTGTGGGTTCCCCTCTCGTCTGccaggcctccccctccccacgggCGCATCCATTTCGCCAACGCCCCTCCCCTCGCCCTCTTCCCCGCGTTCTGGCCGCGGACCGCCGTGGTCCCCACCTGtagaaaggggaggggaaaggaggccaCAGGTGAGCGCGGGGGCCCAGGCATCTTGAAAGTCGCCGCCCCGATGCCGGCCACCACCAAGGCCCGGCCGCAGCCACGCCGCAAGATTGCCCCGTCCTCCCGCCCGCACCGGGAGGCGAGGCGGCGCGTGCACCGCTCTCTTCAAAGGGGCTTCCAACCAGCCCTGGGCCTGTCTCACCTCGGGCGTCCCAGTGCCGTGCTCCGGCATTTCCAGTAAAAGTTAAGGGCCCGGGCCTGGCGGCGCGCACCCTTCGATAGCTCAGCTGGTAGAGCGGAGGACTGTAGACCCGACACGTGTGGACATCCTTAGGTCGCTGGTTCGATTCCGGCTCGAAGGAGGTGCCCGTCGCTTTTGCGCCCTCGTGAAGGGCACCACCCCCCCGGGGCCAAGCCCCGcccaaggccctgaggcagcgCAGCATCCTCTCTCCCCCGCCAGAGGCGGGAAAGCCTTTGGGGGACGCCCGCACAGCCACGGGGGGCCGTGGCCAGGCAACACGCCTGCGCCTTCCTCCCGCCCGCAGGCCACACGCCCGCCCGCAGCCCGGTTGCTCCCGCCTTAGCGCGCAGCCCCCCGCCGGCCCCAGCGCGGCCCGCGccctctccacttttattcaccCACCGCCCCCGCTCTGCTCGACGCGCGCACATCCCTGCCGAACAGGGGGACACGCAGGAGCTGCCCACCAAAAGCCCTGGAGGCCGACAAGCGCACAGGCCATCACACGGTCAGGGACAACCACGGCACCCTTCCTGAAAACCCCCTCTCACTCCCGGGCTCagtccccagctctgcccccccAAAGGAAGGtcactgtctctgtctctcccagtCACAGTCTTTCAatctcccagcctctctctctccttccctgtctttCCCATGGTCTCTACAGGTACAGACCTGGGGAGACAGAGAACCTTCCCAACCGTCTTAATCTATTTGTGGGGCAGAACTGCCACCCCGAGATCTTCCAAGCCACATTCTGCCACCCTCCAAGACACTGCCAATTGTGTACCTGCGCGGAAGCTGACACCGGCAGGAGCAAAACGCAGCAGGGCTCTCAGTGGGCCTTGACAGTGCCGATGAGAACCTTCCAGGTGTCCTGTCAGTCTGAGgacagggcgggggagggggggtggtgtgGCCCCCTGGAAACCTCAGCTTTCATATGCCTTCGCACCTATTCTGGTAGCCGCTGGAGGGGTTGAGCTCCCGCcgaaagagcaaaacaaagatTGCTCACACTGTACAAGGGTGGGAAAACGCCCGCACCCATTCTTCTGCTACATCTGAtggagatgatagatagatagatagatagatagatagatagatagatagatagacagatagataggtagatagaaagggggtggggcgggagaaagagagagaaaggaagattgCCAGCAAAAGCACAGACAGAGCTCAGAGAGCCCTGAGAGCCAGGGGCAATGGGAGCAgaagggtggagggtggggtggtgggcgGGTGGGGAGCTGCCATCATGGAGGGGCGCACAACTTCACCTCCTTGCACAAACCACTGGCCTGTGGCTTCTGACCAGCTGGCTACCTTTAGCCTTGGGTCCTTAAGGCCGAATTGGCGGGGCCAAGAGGAAGCTGCCGAGGCCCAAGCAGAGAGCACCCAGGAGGAAATGGGCCGGGCTTTCAGCAAGAAGGAGCAGCTTCACCTTGGGGACAGAGCCTGGTTGGGGTGGGATGTGTGGGTGCCGAGAAGAACGCCGCGGGTGGTCCTTGCCCCTCCCTTCCTGTGGGAAGGAAACGCCGGAGACTCACCGAGAGGAGTCACAGCAGAACCCCGATGGGAGCGTGGCTCTCTGAAACCTCGGGGGCCCAGCGCTGCCTTCCCCTGACCCCTGAGCCCACAAGCCCTTTTTCGGTTCTGGTTCTGCCTCTCAAACCGGAGACTGCGTTTCCCCACACGTCTTCCTCTCCTGGCAAGCTCCTGTAGTTGCCCCCCCGCTGCGGTCTCAGCCCTCCTCACGGTCCCACTGCTAACTAAGAGGGGCTGACCTGGAGTCTGTGGAGTCTCCATGGGTCTGGGAGGCCGTGCCACTGCAGGCTGACAGGTGACCTTCAGCAAGAGTCTATTGCTCTGCAGCTGCAGAAAGACCTCAGCCTCACATGTCACCACCTGCAGAGACCAGCGGGTGAGGACCAAAGAGAGAACCTCAGGCCTTCGTTGGATATACCCCCGACGGGATGTGGAGGTGTGGAACCCTTGGGAACCTGGCTTTGGGGGAGTGGGCGGGGTGCGTGGGTTTTGGTGACCGGCACAGGGGAGTGTGAGTCTCAGCACGGCCAACTCTTCTTGTCTGGGTGTCACAGAGTGTAGCAGGAGACCTCTGAGGCACTGCCCCTCACCCTCCAAGGGGCAGAGGTGCCTGCTGCCCGGTCAGGGAGCGGCGACACACTCAGCTGAGGGAAGGCCACTTTGGTGTGGCTTGCCGTGCCTCTGTGGGACTTTTGCTGGGTGGGTTAGTGGTCTTGGGTGGTGGGCACACACCAGGTGGGATCCGAAACGTTTGTAAGGAGTCCAACCTGGAcacctgtgccctctgcccctccctctggaCTCCAGTGCCTCTCCAGGAAGTCCACAGAACCTTGACCTCTTTCAGGAAGCAGCCGCCTCTGCCAAAGGAATCGGGGTAGGTGGGCGAAGGAGGGGAGCCAAGGCTGGATATCCACGGGCCTTGTGGAGCCCTGGATGTGCTCTCTCCTGAGAAGCCTGATGGTCCTTCTCCATCGCTCCCCAGTAAGCCTCACTGCGACAGAAAGTCATGGTGGGCAGGAGGGCGGAGGGGCATATCAGCCCCCAGGGGAGGCGAGGCTCTTAGGTGGGGAAAATACAAGCCTGGAACATGCAACTGTGCCCAAAAGTGAAGGAATGTACAGCGACTGATTCGGTGGCATGTCAAGCACACAAGAGCCAATTCGAAAGGGTTCCCACTGCCAAATCAAGGTAATGATAATAACGGAATATAATCCATTGAGTAAAATAGGTACAGGGCCTAACAGCAATGACACACCAGATTCTGGTCTCTAAGTATCATTCTCCAACAAAAGGAACCAGggccaataaaaggaaccagggtgggcttccctggtggcgcagtggttaaggatgcgcctgccaatgcaggggacacaggttcgagccctggcccgggcagatcccacatgccgcggagcaactaagcccgtgcgccacaactactgaagcccgcgcgccgtgctccgcaataagagaagccactgcagtgagaagcccgcgcaccgcaacgaagatccaacgcagccaaaagtaaaaaataaaataaatttattaaaaaaaaaaaaaaaaggaaccagggTTCCTCGGAGACCCACTTAACCACTTCTTTGGGTTTTCATctacatacatgcaaaaatctgcatgttttcctcctgtttaaaaaaaaatttttttttgtttttaattaatcgctgtgcacgagctttctctagttgcggcgagcgggggctagtcttcgttgcggtgtgcgggcttctcattgcggtggcttctcttgttgcagagcacgggctctaggcgcgcgggctcagttgttgtggctcgtgggctctagagctcaggctcagtagttgcgacgcacgggctcagttgctccgcggcatgtgggaattcTCCTgtatcagggatcgaacccgtgtcccctgcgttggcaggcggattcttaaccactgcaccccccgGGAAGTCCCCGCTCCTGTTTTATATCCTTTTAATACTCAGGCCCTGCCAGAGACCCTCAAAGGGTAAAAACTAAAGCTTTGCCTCCCTACAGCTTGAAGCAGCAGAAGCAGTAGATCAAGAGAAGGGGCAGGtatgtgagaaaaataaggtGCTTACACTTGACTTGCATTTTTCTGCTATCTGTAAAAATGATCACATTCTCCTAAAGTGATAAGGAGCTGAAAGAGGCTAGGTTGGAGGCTGATGGCGTGGCCTGGTGCGTCCCCTCCCAGGGCTCAGGGACTGTGTTCCGGTTTTTGGTTTTGGCCGTAGTAGCTCTCACCCTGGGACTCAAGCAAATGGTGTTCAGACATATTGCTGATGAAGCGGAACGGGGAGTGTTCTGTGATTTCTCTGTAGGAAGGACACAGTATTATTCATCTTACCTGGACTCAGAACTAGAACCTGCTGGGGAACAGTGTCcgttttatttttaagcctgaGATGAATGTTATAAATACACATTGTATGTAcgcgtgtgtgtgtttgcgtatgtacatatacatatatctctctCTCTGGGGTGTTTTGGCTAAGCTCATCGGCTTggggaatctcagttccctgaccaggaattgaacccagggccGTGGCAGTGAACGCACAGGGGTCGTAACCGCCGGACAGGCAGGGAATTCTGTCCgtagttctgtttttttaaaaaaatttcacttaCTATAAAACTGGGTGATTTACGATATGGTGCTAGTCCCGGATGTAGAGGTGCGGATTGTTTTTCATTGTGTTATTGCTTGAGGACGCAGAATAAAGTTCAACGTTCTACTCGGGCaaacttctctttcttcctacaTAGCGTTCCACATTCATCCACCTCCTACTCCTAACTTATCTTTCTCCAGAGCTGTGTTTTCTGTGCCTGTGGGGCGACTGCTATTTTTGAGTTAACTTCCCTTACTTTAGAGATTTTTACACGTAACCGGTTTATATAACGTTCGTTTTCATCTGATTTTGTTAGTGTGATGTGCTGGTTTCGCTCATGTTGCTGTAAACGTCAGTGGTTTCGCAGACTCTGCATCCTTCACAGGCGTagacgttttttttttttttccgctgcCGGACACTGCACGCGTTGCTGGTGAACAGCAAAACGAACCACAGAAACGTTAAATGACTCAGGAAACTTTAACAACGGTTCAGAAACCAACAAAGCACGGTTCACCTGCAAGTTCATTGCAGGTGACACACCATCGTGTTTTCGAAAACCCACTATAAAAACACACCACTCCGCATACCTAAGCTTTTTAAACTATACTCTACCACACCAGGAAAAGAAGACGTCAGCACAGTAAATCACAGGGCTCCCCCCCCCACACCCAGCACGAACTTCCAACACGCACTGTGAAAACTCTGTTCTATTTGTTCACTAAGCTGAACATCAGGGGAGAGCGCGAACGCAGTCCCCCACTACCACAAATTATGCAGTCGAGTTTCCCACATTTGGGGAAATCGCAGGGGTCAGCACATCCGGAGTGCAATGGATAAGCCTCGCCCTGGGAAAACCACCTTCGTGATCATGGTATCTCCCCTGCCAGGTAAGTATGAGTCTCTCACCCACCCTCGCCCCACACCCTCGCGATCGCCCACCTCTTCACGCACGCTCACTTCCCTCACGCCCTCTCCGCGCCCTCCGCCCCTGCATGCCCCTCGTTCCGGCCTCGCCCACCCCGGCAACAGCCTCGCGAGTCCTCGGCTGTCCACACGCAGGACGCGGAAGCCCAGCCGGAGTGGGACCAGCAGCCTCTGCGCGCCTCTCTATCTGCATACGCCACGCCCCTCTCCGGAAGTCCCGCCCCTCTAGTCTTTCCCCAAGCCGGCTGAGGACAGCAGGGAGAACGCAGGAGGCGTCTGCTCAGAGTCTTCGACTTAAAATGAACATTAGGTTCTTGTTTAAGGTCAGATTGAGGGGTTTCACTTTTCGCACCGTCTATGTCTAACCTTTTCCCCATTGGGAAATCGCTATGTTTGGGGGCAGTTAGCCCTCAGGCGGCTTTCTAGTCTGTTACTTTCTCTTTGGCTTGTGTGGCCTCGAGGAGCTTAGGGCAGGTTTCCTTGACCTCCA is a window encoding:
- the LOC118890527 gene encoding LOW QUALITY PROTEIN: phenylalanine--tRNA ligase beta subunit-like (The sequence of the model RefSeq protein was modified relative to this genomic sequence to represent the inferred CDS: inserted 1 base in 1 codon; substituted 2 bases at 2 genomic stop codons); translation: MPTVSLKCDLLFRALGRPYTDGEFDELCFEFGLELDEITSEKEILSKEQGNEKAQGASNVLYKIDVLANRCDLLCLXGLVRALQVFKERIKAPMYKRVMPNGEIQKLIITEETAKIRPYAVAAVLRNIKFTKDRYDSFVELQEKLHQNICRKRALVAIGTRDLGTLSGPFTYTAKKPSDIKFKPXNKTKEYTACELMNIYKTDNHLKHYSHIIENKLLYPVIYDTNGVILSMPPAINGKHSKITVNTRNVFIECTGTDFTKAKIVLDIIVTTFSEYCENQFTVEAAEVVFPNGKLHTFPELAYRKEMVRADLINKKVGVRETPENLTKLLTRMCLKSEVIGDGDQIEIEIPPTRDDIIHTCDIIEHAAIAYGYNNIQMTLRKTYTIDNEFPLNKLTELLRHDMAAAGFTEALTFALCSQEDIADKLGLDISATKAVHISNPKTAEFQVAHTTLLPGLLKTIAVNRKMPLLLKLFEISDIVRKDSSRDVGARNYSHLCAVYYNKNSGFEIIHGLLDRITQLLDVPPREKKRGYLIKVSESPAFFPGXCAEIFARGQSMGKLGVLHPDVITKFELTMPCSCREINTEPFL